The region CTAAGCGCTCTGGTATATTCTTCAGAGAGTAAAGACTTGGTTTGCTACTGTACAGCATTGAATAAATCCACGCCCGAGGGTCCCTTACTACATACAATGCCCTCAGCGAAGATCCCAAAACTTCCTGAAAAAAATGAAGCTTTAAGGTCCAGCTCCCACTGCTTAGACTGAGCACAGGCCGTGCGCTCGGGAAGTAACCCAGGTGTCTCCTCAAAGCCCTAATGTATTCAGCATCTCTATCAAAGGCGCCTTTCATTCTACCTCTTTGTTCTGACAAAGACTCTCTCCTCTTcgattttcttttcttgtccttATTCACTATAAAATATTGGGCCAGTTTACCCCTACTGGATTCATGCAGATGGATGTTTTGCAAATGCAGTTTTGTATCTTGGACTAAAGACTGCAGCCAGCCTCGGAGTAGACGGAAATGCACACTGTGGATATCTGATGCCTTCCATTCGCAGGCGTCTACAAAGGAGTCAATTTCAAATTCCGTCTCAGGGATATCAATGTAGGCTGTGGGAACCCTGATGTAGAGAAAATCACTACTGTTGAAAAATAGTTGTTTGAGAATTTCAGCTCCTGAACCAGGAAGTGAGGTAATGACAACATCGGGACGATCAACGTGGTGCCCTTGGGAAGACACAGACTTCGTGCTGGCCTCCATCTCCGTCCTTGCCCATTTTGCACAGATGGGCTGAGTGCAAGTGCTCCACACATCCAGGAGCTCGATAAACCACAAGACAACAACAAGTATTAGGATCCATCGCATTAGCTTTCTAAAAGAAAGGTAAAACCGCCACTGAAAAGTTAAAATCAACAAGCTAATGCACAAAATCAACCCAATtgctaaattaaatttaaatccaAAGGGGAAAATAGCTTTATCCTGTCTTACGGGCCTTACTATTGCTTGAGAGCCCAAACCAAATCGGGTGATTTGGCCCTGATCAGCCACATTGGCAAAGCCACCAAACCCCAGGTAACTGAATCTTGTGTTCAGGTTGTAGTAGTCAGTTACAATGGAGACAACATGTTCAGTATTGTTGACGTTGAGAGAAATCTGAAGTCCAGCGTTGGAATTATCAGTAAATCTGCAGCTGGAAACATTGACATATGGCCCATGAAAGACATATGCAATTCTTGTGATTGTGGATTCCATCTGAAACGTAACGTTAACAAACTGGGTCCACCGTTTCTTAAATTCAGCAGCTTGCTCTGCTTCCTGTATACTAGCAACGGGGCTATTGCCATGGTAATCAAACCAAAACATTTTGTAGTGTGCATCCCACACGTCCATCATGGCGCCATTATACTTGTTCATAAACCTATATGGGACGtacttaaaatcaatatccagaTTATGAAAGAAGGCACTGACAGATTTTATTGGGGAATCATCTTGCTTCTCAATGTGATCGACAACTAGCAAAGTTTGAGAATTTAGGAGAAGCAAAGCGCGATACACACTTTTTAGCTTCATTGCTGAAGAGTAAGCAGACACTGCCTCCCCACTCACAAATATCATTTCCCCGTGTTGAGAGGCAGTAATGATTTCCCCTGCTGCGTCACCAACCTCCTCACTGGTCCACTTGAGCCACTGTGCACATTCTCCCAGTTGACCTTCCCAGGGCTTATTACACTGGCTCGTGGGTGATGGCGCAAACACCAATACGTTGTTAAGGTGGCTCAACTTAGGTCCGTAGAGAGCTTCGGAAACAAACACTTGCCCATTGGGAGCAAAAGTAAATGAGTTCTGATCTGGATGCTCATGTCCTGGGTTAAAGCTTCTCCACCCATCAATCCAGGAGTATGGCTGAAAGTGAACTATGTCATACACAGCTCGACCTCCTAGTTTCCCAGATTTAAAAGACACAAAGGTATTGGTCTGGGTATTTGGCAACCCAGCCCCATAAGTAACAACACCCCAGTTAGGGAATGTGTGCATCTTTGCAGTACCATATTCAGCAGGAGGCTGTGGGGTGAGCTGGGGATCATACCAGATGTATTCAGTGTGAAGAGTACTCCACCTCTGGGCAGTGGAGGGGACCATTGGTCCATCTTTAGGTCGGTGCCTTCTAATTTGCTGAGCTAACCAATTTCCAGCTCCATTCTTTAAGATGAACTTATCCAAGAAAACCAACTGGCTCTCTGGACCATAAAACCAATTATAATTGGAATCTGCTATACCCACAGTTCTTTGGAAGCCCGGTAAAAGGGTGGCATAATAGAACCAAAAGTGCATTTTTAACCAGTTATTATCCAAGTTGTTGATGTTAAAATGGCGCTGGGCCAGAAAAACATACTGTGTGACTGATTTAGCTGTGTAGCTCCCATACGCCACACCTTCATCCAAAGAACCATCAACAATATGATTCAACAGAAACATGGTCTTTTCCATCACATCTACTACAACTTGTTTCCATAAATTTACTTTAGATTCTCTTTCTACCCTGGTCACCAAGGCCCCGGTGAGCAGTGCTATCATGTTAGTAGCTTGGTGGTTATGAAGAAGTTGTTTGCCCCATGAGCGGACCTTGGAATATTCATACATTTCCTCGGTAATCACCCATATTTTCTCCAGGTATTTTTGTCTCCGATGATCAtctagtaagttatataaaaagTCAAAGGCAGTGGCAAAGCCTGTTAAGGAGTGGCCAACTGGGACCTCATCCCCTGGTGCATTCTCAACTAGCCAGTCTTTGTAGCCAACCATCCTGTCCATATATTCCAAGACAAATTCAAAGGCAGCCTTGTCTTCTGGGCATAACAAACAGTACAGTGCTAAAGGAGGCAGATTGTTACCGTAAATTTCATTCCACTTGGCAGCAAAATCAGCATGCTTGGGTGGAGGTAGGTAGTATGTTGGGTTGGACAGCATGACTGTCACTGCACTTCTAATAGCTCTAAAAAGATGCAAATGGCTTGTGCGAGACTTTTGTCTCATTGTTTGGATTTCTCCTGCATCGAAATATAAACTTGGATGAAGCATACTTTTTTTCAGCTTTTGGTTGGACCCGAAATCTTGCACTTTCTGTGTCTTAAACTGATCTATATCATCTGCAAAAACTGCCCAGTCAGAGTAATTGCTTACAGATTCCTCAAAAGTTGAGAAAGCAAACATCACTAATgctaaaaataagaaatgtcCTGTAAACATTAACGCCATGATCCATCAGGGAGTTCCTTTCCTTAGGCAATCATGTCAAACAGAGTGCTCAATGTGGTTCCCATCTGCTCAGTATAAAACACCCATTTAAGGCCTTGataaaacaaagactataaaTCGCTTATGCTGTGAAATCCAGCTGATAGTTGGCTCCTTCAAAGCAAATACGATTGCCAAAAAGAGAAAACTTACACTGTATATCTGCGTCTCTAACACAGTTTTGCTTCCAATAAAATTTCAAGGAATGTTAAATCCTCTAGTTTTTCCATATCACAGAGCAAACAGTGGTATACAGACTCAAACATACTATGACTTTAGGATTTACTTCCTTTGCATAAATTTAACATGAAGTGTCAACACAcactgtttaaaaagaaaaagaaaaagaaaaaggaagaaaaaagcacTCCAAACTCCAAATGAAGTCATTCCTAGCATAGGAAACCATCGCCGGAATAAAATCACCAAACGTGAGTGATGcccttgtgtgtgtgtctacCCAAAGAAAGTGACGAAGTCTGAAATCCTTGGGGTGGACTCGGTTGTTTTTCTTCTCAACTTTTTACACTTCtggctttgagaattttttcttcttcgtTTTTGGGAGAAAAACATCCTCAATAAGTGTCCAAAGTCCTACctggttttaaaaaatctcaaaattCCTGCCCTCATTTCAAATCTGTCTTTTTCAGGCCTTCTTACTTATCAGCCGATTATGACCCAGAGGAAGCATTTTCATGTCTTCTTTTATCAGCTTCATCTGTACAGCTAGAAAAATCTAATCTCTTCAGCCACCTAGGTACATCTCTTCCAATCATGAAGTAACCACCAGCGGGGAAAGAAAACTCCCCTTTCACCAACAATGACGGctcttttctgttcctttttcatGACATTCCtttctgggaggaaaaaaaaaaaacacaaagaaattctCTGAGGCTACAGGTATGCTGGGAGTGGATATAAACTGATATCTCAATTCGTGTACTGGACAGAAATTTCGGAATCACAATAAATCTGTTATTAAATACAATCTAAGTTTATtcaattgattctttttttattactattatactTTTAAATGCACACATTAGGATAACAAAGAATAGTGGCAGATGACAAGCAGCTACAAGATATAACCTTGCCCGACGGTATTTATTTTAACTGTGGCTGGCTTtagccatttaaaatgttttaagggGGTGAGGGGTAATGAGGGGTAGAGGGGTTCTAGTGTATGGTGACTAAGGGAAgattgactttgggtggtgggcacacagccaatatacacatgatgtatcatagaattgtgcacttgaaacctatatagttttattaagcaatgtcaccccaatagatttaatttaaaatgtaaaataaatacaatgtttTTATTCGAATGCAGTTTACCCAGTGAGTCCTGCTATGATTCTTGTTGTTTCAGGCACAAACGACTCAGCGATGAAAAGCAAAAGTTGCAAGGACCTTTTTAGATTCCGTCTGAGGGTTTAGCTTTCATGGGATCAGAAGGTGTCCCAGTAAGGGACCAGTCACTTCCCTCGAAGGAGAAATCATGACAATGTGTGggagcagagaagggcagttccGCTCCCACCTCTCACCTGTAGCCTCGCTTTCCATCCTCATAAGGAACCAGCAGAGGGAGCTCAGACCCAGACTTAAGGAGTCCCTGCGAGTCTTCGGATGGGAAGAACCTACCCAAGTTTCAGTCCTGGACAAGTCTCCTCTCCGTGGGAAACGTTAACCCGAGGAGTTTTCCTGCTCGGCCCCGcctgttgcatttttttaaatacgcTTCCTACGAACGTGCCGCCCCCATCCTGCGCTTCCCGCTCCGCGAACTCCGGCGGTGGTTTGGGGACAGAAGACCCCTGAATGGTCAAGTCCACTTACCTTCGCAGATCCGGACAGGGTCCTCCGGCGGCGCTGGGCCCCGATGCGGCGGAGGCGGGGAGTTGGAGAGAACTGCGGTGCGCAGGAGGCCTGGCCGTGCGGCTCCGCGCAAGGTCCCCGGAGCCCCGGACCCCGCGCTCCCCGAGCTCCAACAGGCTGCAGCCCCGCGCTGGTCCCCCACCCCGCGCGGACACGCTTGCCCTCGGGGAACGCCGGACGTCCCCGGGCCGCCCGGGACCACGGGAGGCAGGTCCGCGCGCGGAGGGCGCTCTCGGGGACGCCGTGTCCAGCGGAGCGCCGGCGTCCCCAAGCCGCGATGCCCGaagccgccgccgctgccgccgctccTTCGTGCCAGCTCCGGCCGCGCGGCCCAGGAGGCGAGAGACAGCTccgcgggccgggggcggggcgggaccagacaggggcggggcctgggcggggcctcgGGCTGGGGGGGCGAGGAGGAGACACGAGTCGGGATGGGCGGGGCctcgggccggggcggggccagagggactgggtgctggggctgcggggctgggggcgggacAGGAGCGGGCGacggcggggccggggcggagccgAGCGCTCTCCTCTCCTATCGGGAGGGGCTCGCGGTCCGCGCGGTCCCGGCTGCCGCGGCCGCCGGGCCTCCGGGACCACGGGATCTGCCAGCCGGGACTTGGGGTGTGTGAGTGTCTGAAGTTCTCGCCCGCCTGCCAGTCCCTTTGGTTATGGGGCGAGGACCACTGTAACAGGGCGCGGGGTGGGAGGAAGATGGAGGAAGCGCTGGGCTTGAGgacaaatgggagaagcgggggCTGGTGGGTGAGGCGGTGGGTGTCAGCCTTCACCCTTTAGGAAGAGcgagggctgggcggggggggggggggggggaggcgggggagggatgACAGGCAGTCTGGCTGAAGTTGCTGTCATATAGGAAAGCAAAATCAGTGCTCCAGAGTAAAAGGAGAGTGACTTCAGGGCCACAGATGCTAAAGATCAGGGGGAGccaaaaaaatattcattagcTTTATGGATTGAAATCATTTCTCCGGCAGCATAAATATGGAAATGTGGGTGACAAGCAGGTGGAAGGAACCTCTTTTCTTGTTAAAGAAATGGAAACTGGAGTAAAGACCCATGGCTGGCGAAGACGGAGTCCCTTGGTTACTATGACAGGTATTGCAATTCTAGGGTTAGGGAATCCTAAGGCAGCTGTGAATCCTGTTATACTCGACCTATTGAACTCCTCACAGGTATCTGAGGTTATATTTCCATGTAAACCAACCCGAGATCTGACCTCAACTATCATGAATAACAGCAATAATACGAACACAGGGAAATATGAAGAGTTGCAAATGAACAAGCccatcccattaaaaaaaaaaaaaaagagtgtcttGCTAAGATCACTTCCTGGTAAAACCAAACAAGAGACCATTGCTAGGAGAATAAATTTCAATTATTTACCTTGGAGGTGAAAAGTGACTCTACTTCCTCATCCTTCTATTTTGTCCCCTTGGGAACCCCATCGCAGTCCAAATGGTCAAAGTTGCTTTTGCTTTGGCACTTTGATAACATGCTTATCCCGTTCCTCCCTGCACAGCATCATCTGCCCAACCACCCTCACTTACTAGTTGAAACTTGTCTATTGAAATTCTTTTAATCATTCTCGTCTTAGCTCAGATGCTTAAAAATTCCTCTCTAAATACCTCCTAGGTTTCCCTAACCAGAATGAGTCACTCAAGCACTTTGTGATTTGGGTCTATAGTCAGCCCTTAGAGCATTTGTTTTGTGCTTAATATTTACCTGACTGACTCCTGTGCTCTGTGCAAAGCTCCTCCAACTTCCAAGCAGCCACCCATCCCCTCTGTAAGCGCTGTATCTGTGTTTGAAATGAGTTGAACCTTTAACAGTGGGCTTCACGTGGAGTATGGTCTTCTCCACTGACATTCATTGTGAAGCATGAGTCTTCCTCTGAACTCCAGAAACAGAAGTTCCTGAGAAAGTCTGGATCGTCCCCCTATGTGGTCCACAATTTAGGAAGATGACTCATGGCTTCCAACCTCGGTTATGGGAGAGCATAGAGTTGGGGGAACGAGGAGCCTATAGTTTTCTGCAAAGAGGTGCTTTG is a window of Myotis daubentonii chromosome 8, mMyoDau2.1, whole genome shotgun sequence DNA encoding:
- the DSEL gene encoding dermatan-sulfate epimerase-like protein — protein: MALMFTGHFLFLALVMFAFSTFEESVSNYSDWAVFADDIDQFKTQKVQDFGSNQKLKKSMLHPSLYFDAGEIQTMRQKSRTSHLHLFRAIRSAVTVMLSNPTYYLPPPKHADFAAKWNEIYGNNLPPLALYCLLCPEDKAAFEFVLEYMDRMVGYKDWLVENAPGDEVPVGHSLTGFATAFDFLYNLLDDHRRQKYLEKIWVITEEMYEYSKVRSWGKQLLHNHQATNMIALLTGALVTRVERESKVNLWKQVVVDVMEKTMFLLNHIVDGSLDEGVAYGSYTAKSVTQYVFLAQRHFNINNLDNNWLKMHFWFYYATLLPGFQRTVGIADSNYNWFYGPESQLVFLDKFILKNGAGNWLAQQIRRHRPKDGPMVPSTAQRWSTLHTEYIWYDPQLTPQPPAEYGTAKMHTFPNWGVVTYGAGLPNTQTNTFVSFKSGKLGGRAVYDIVHFQPYSWIDGWRSFNPGHEHPDQNSFTFAPNGQVFVSEALYGPKLSHLNNVLVFAPSPTSQCNKPWEGQLGECAQWLKWTSEEVGDAAGEIITASQHGEMIFVSGEAVSAYSSAMKLKSVYRALLLLNSQTLLVVDHIEKQDDSPIKSVSAFFHNLDIDFKYVPYRFMNKYNGAMMDVWDAHYKMFWFDYHGNSPVASIQEAEQAAEFKKRWTQFVNVTFQMESTITRIAYVFHGPYVNVSSCRFTDNSNAGLQISLNVNNTEHVVSIVTDYYNLNTRFSYLGFGGFANVADQGQITRFGLGSQAIVRPVRQDKAIFPFGFKFNLAIGLILCISLLILTFQWRFYLSFRKLMRWILILVVVLWFIELLDVWSTCTQPICAKWARTEMEASTKSVSSQGHHVDRPDVVITSLPGSGAEILKQLFFNSSDFLYIRVPTAYIDIPETEFEIDSFVDACEWKASDIHSVHFRLLRGWLQSLVQDTKLHLQNIHLHESSRGKLAQYFIVNKDKKRKSKRRESLSEQRGRMKGAFDRDAEYIRALRRHLGYFPSARPVLSLSSGSWTLKLHFFQEVLGSSLRALYVVRDPRAWIYSMLYSSKPSLYSLKNIPERLAKLFKVEGGKGRCSLNSGYALEYESLRKELSKPKSNAVSLLSHLWLAHTAAALRINADLLPTSYQLIKFEDIVHFPQKTTERIFAFLGIPLSPASLNQILFATSTNLFNLPYEGEISPSNTNVWKQNLPRDKIKQIENICWTLMDRLGYPKFMD